In Carya illinoinensis cultivar Pawnee chromosome 7, C.illinoinensisPawnee_v1, whole genome shotgun sequence, the following are encoded in one genomic region:
- the LOC122316523 gene encoding auxin-responsive protein IAA9-like, giving the protein MSPLLGVGEEDQSNVTLVASSTSIDSLCCNSSDLKERNYMGLADCSSVDSSVVSSVSDEAKRSSLNLKATELRLGLPGSQSPERDPELCLLSSTQLDEKQLFPLHPLNDGHCSSTQKSVPSGSKRGFSDAMDGFSEGKYLAKSEVKAMLSSRSSSNLGLKSGSVLEKLGTQPANAKEPQKIIQERSRAADEPRPNNNGFANGNSSAPATKAQVVGWPPIRSFRKNSLASTSKNNEELDVKSVPGAMFIKVSMDGAPYLRKVDLKNYSAYKELSSALEKMFSCFTIGQYGSHGALGREVLSESKLKDLLHGSEYVLTYEDKDGDWMLMGDVPWEMFIDTCKRLRIMKGSDAIGLAPRAVEKCRNRN; this is encoded by the exons ATGTCTCCACTTCTCGGTGTTGGAGAGGAGGATCAGAGCAATGTCACATTAGTGGCTTCCTCCACCTCAATTGACAGTTTATGCTGCAACAGCTCTGACTTGAAAGAGCGTAACTATATGGGTTTAGCTGATTGTTCATCGGTGGACAGCTCAGTGGTATCCAGTGTGTCTGATGAGGCTAAAAGAAGTAGTCTGAATCTAAAGGCTACAGAACTGAGGCTTGGGCTTCCTGGATCCCAGTCTCCTGAAAGAgatcctgaactctgcttgctAAGCTCAACTCAGCTTGATGAAAAGCAACTCTTCCCTTTGCATCCATTGAATGATGGTCACTGCTCTTCTACACAGAAGAGTGTTCCGTCAGGCAGTAAGAGAGGATTCTCTGATGCTATGGATGGTTTCTCGGAG GGCAAATATCTCGCTAAATCAGAGGTAAAGGCGATGCTGTCCTCAAGGTCTTCTTCGAATTTGGGACTAAAATCTGGTTCTGTGCTTGAGAAACTTGGGACTCAACCGGCTAATGCAAAAGAACCACAAAAGATAATACAAGAGAGGTCCCGTGCTGCCGATGAACCCAGACCAAATAATAATGGTTTTGCAAATGGTAATAGCAGTGCACCTGCTACCAA GGCACAGGTTGTGGGTTGGCCACCTATAAGGTCGTTTAGGAAGAATTCACTGGCTTCTACTTCGAAGAACAATGAAGAACTAGATGTAAAATCAGTACCTGGTGCCATGTTTATCAAGGTCAGCATGGATGGTGCTCCTTATTTGAGGAAGGTGGACTTAAAAAATTACTCTGCATACAAGGAACTGTCTTCTGCCCTAGAAAAGATGTTCAGCTGTTTTACCATTG GTCAATATGGATCTCATGGTGCTCTGGGCAGAGAGGTGCTGAGTGAGAGCAAACTGAAGGATCTGCTTCATGGCTCAGAATATGTTCTTACTTACGAAGATAAAGATGGTGACTGGATGCTTATGGGGGATGTCCCGTGGGA GATGTTTATTGATACATGCAAGAGGTTGAGAATCATGAAGGGTTCTGATGCCATCGGCCTAG CTCCGAGGGCCGTGGAAAAGTGCAGGAACAGGAACTAG